One genomic segment of Penaeus chinensis breed Huanghai No. 1 chromosome 13, ASM1920278v2, whole genome shotgun sequence includes these proteins:
- the LOC125031508 gene encoding GTP-binding protein Di-Ras2-like — MPEQSNDYRVVVFGAGGVGKSSLVLRFVKGTFRESYIPTIEDTYRQVISCNKNICTLQITDTTGSHQFPAMQRLSISKGHAFILVYSITSRQSLEELRPIWEVIREIKGNEMEFPIMLVGNKCDESDAREVQSSYGEAQAKAWKCNFMETSAKTNHNVKELFQELLNMEKNRNMSLQLDGKKNKSQKGTRKIKEKCLVM, encoded by the exons ATGCCGGAACAGAGTAACGACTACCGCGTGGTGGTGTTCGGGGCAGGAGGCGTCGGCAAGTCCTCCTTGGTCCTGCGCTTCGTCAAGGGCACCTTCAGGGAGTCCTACATCCCGACCATCGAAGACACGTACCGCCAA GTGATCAGCTGCAACAAGAACATCTGCACGCTGCAGATCACCGACACGACGGGCTCGCACCAGTTCCCGGCCATGCAGCGCCTCTCCATCAGCAAGGGTCATGCCTTCATCCTCGTCTACTCCATCACGAGCCGCCAGAGCCTGGAGGAGCTGAGGCCGATCTGGGAGGTGATCCGGGAGATCAAGGGCAACGAAATGGAGTTCCCGATCATGCTGGTGGGGAACAAGTGCGACGAGAGCGACGCCCGGGAGGTGCAGAGCTCGTACGGGGAGGCGCAGGCGAAGGCGTGGAAGTGTAATTTCATGGAGACTTCGGCCAAGACCAACCACAACGTGAAGGAGCTGTTCCAGGAGCTCCTCAACATGGAGAAGAACAGAAATATGTCGCTGCAGCTGGACGGCAAGAAAAACAAATCGCAAAAGGGCACACGCAAGATTAAAGAGAAGTGTCTCGTGATGTGA